The Spirosoma foliorum genome has a window encoding:
- a CDS encoding MFS transporter, whose translation MLNLKIKNYRWFIVFLLFVATTINYLDRQIIGLLKPILEKEFNWSETDFAHIVMAFTAAYAVGLLLFGWIIDKIGTKAGYAITIIIWSIAGMLHAVARSVTGFSLARIGLGIGEAGNYPAAVKTVAEWFPKKERGLATGLFNAGTSIGVVVAVLIVPWILNQYGWHEVFWITGALGFIWLIFWLLFYDIPTKQSRLTAEELDYIQSGQELAESATSAKQSVNWFKLFTYPQTWAYITGKGLIDPIYWFFLFWLPSYFSSTFNLDLKKPSLELMLIYTATTLGSIGGGYLSSSLIKKGWPTIKARKTVLLVLATLELSIILAQFATGVWVAVGLISLAVALHQAWATNIFTLASDMFPKQAVSSVVGIGGTAGALGGILFPMLVGNLLDKYKASGNLAEGYNILFTICGFTYLTAWLIIHLLTRKTKAIEVTELV comes from the coding sequence ATGCTCAACTTGAAAATTAAAAACTATCGCTGGTTTATCGTTTTTCTGCTATTTGTTGCAACGACAATCAACTACCTCGACCGGCAAATAATTGGTTTACTGAAGCCAATTCTGGAGAAGGAATTCAACTGGAGCGAAACCGATTTTGCGCATATCGTTATGGCCTTCACGGCCGCCTATGCCGTCGGGCTTTTACTGTTCGGGTGGATTATTGACAAAATCGGTACAAAAGCGGGTTACGCCATCACCATTATTATCTGGAGCATTGCCGGTATGTTGCATGCGGTTGCCCGGAGCGTTACGGGATTTAGTCTGGCCCGAATTGGCCTGGGTATTGGCGAAGCCGGTAACTATCCGGCTGCGGTAAAAACGGTGGCGGAGTGGTTTCCGAAAAAAGAGCGCGGTTTAGCCACCGGACTCTTTAACGCGGGTACAAGTATTGGTGTGGTGGTAGCGGTGCTTATTGTGCCCTGGATATTAAATCAATACGGCTGGCACGAAGTATTCTGGATTACAGGAGCCCTGGGCTTTATCTGGCTTATTTTCTGGCTGTTATTCTACGATATTCCTACAAAACAAAGCCGTCTAACTGCCGAAGAACTAGACTACATTCAGAGTGGTCAGGAGTTAGCAGAAAGTGCAACGTCAGCTAAACAGTCCGTCAATTGGTTTAAGCTATTTACCTATCCGCAAACTTGGGCTTACATTACGGGCAAAGGCTTGATCGACCCTATTTACTGGTTCTTCCTGTTCTGGCTTCCCTCGTATTTTTCGTCCACCTTTAACCTGGATCTAAAGAAACCAAGTCTGGAGTTAATGCTGATTTATACCGCTACTACGCTAGGTAGTATCGGAGGAGGTTATTTGTCTTCCTCATTAATTAAAAAAGGGTGGCCTACCATAAAAGCCCGCAAAACGGTGCTGCTGGTATTAGCCACCCTGGAACTTTCAATTATTCTGGCTCAATTCGCTACAGGCGTCTGGGTTGCTGTAGGGCTTATCAGTCTGGCTGTTGCGCTGCATCAGGCCTGGGCCACCAATATCTTTACCTTAGCCTCCGATATGTTTCCGAAACAGGCGGTTAGTTCTGTTGTAGGCATAGGCGGAACAGCTGGTGCTTTGGGGGGTATCCTGTTTCCCATGCTGGTGGGTAACCTACTGGATAAGTACAAAGCCAGCGGAAATCTGGCAGAAGGGTACAATATCCTGTTTACCATTTGCGGCTTTACGTACCTGACAGCCTGGCTGATTATTCACCTGCTAACCCGAAAAACTAAAGCGATTGAGGTAACGGAACTAGTCTAA
- a CDS encoding SusC/RagA family TonB-linked outer membrane protein: MKKTVKLWVLLLLLGYSYAFAQNARVTGKVTGPDSQGLPGVNIQVSGTTIGTSTDASGNFSLNAASNASLVFSTIGYVGQTIPVNGRSVINVQLAEDQKTLNEVVVVGYGTQKKTDVTGALTAISTKEFAQQPVTRLDQVLQGRAAGVQVSQTNGAPGGDARIRIRGANSVLGSNNPLYIVDGFVGADFNFVNPSDIETIQILKDAASTSIYGSRGANGVVIITTKKGSKGLKVNYEGQFSTSEIIKKYDVLPAGEFAEIVNARATAVGSGLPFTADQIAQYKQNGGTDWQSLVFRKGSGQQHQITLSGGSDKTTFLISGNYLNQNGIVNNSGFKRYNLRTNINTQINDKLSVRLNLWGTRSQNHNTVDGGAIVQALAWAPTTPAYGADGQPTFTDPIGSVYRNPLDYLYDQSIDANKSGLNANGGLNYKLPIKGLSVDLQYAVNYLNVQNLNLTGKRLSNNVPTASRYSAEQVTLQNTNNLNYDVKIGNHSINAVAVLETQQFTSRDFTASASGLRFPQLGYDNIGLNTAATVASSYQKWTLLSLLGRVNYGYKDKYLVSAAVRRDGSSKFATANRYSVFPSVALGWRLSEEEFIKKLNIFNNLKLRGSWGMTGSQAINPYATISTYSTGAVAYNNSAATSGVILGNPGNPDLKWETTKQVDVGLEMEFLNGRLHIEADYYKKNTTDLLLNVAIPSYAGGGTQARNVGEVENKGFEFSIGGAPVVAGGFRWETNFNISTLQNKVISLGGLPRLGQGTGVGGGMSTTNEFMLIPGEPLGSYWGLKYLGTWKPNEADAAAKQGRVPGDPHYQDLNGDNAITTDDFQIIGRAFPKVTGGWNNTFTYKGFTLNVFFNGVFGVDKLNYTRAAAMSGAGDARQFILSEIRDYYRPGNETSNVPAFTTTYQPFTQSSRFIENGSFVRLKNVSLSYNVPNGFIHNKAAVKVFVSATNLLTFTKYTGPDPESARVGSATDTAIGIDYGSYPNAKQYTLGINLGF, from the coding sequence ATGAAAAAAACTGTAAAACTATGGGTTTTACTACTGCTTCTGGGGTATAGCTATGCCTTCGCCCAGAATGCCAGAGTGACCGGTAAAGTAACCGGTCCCGACAGCCAGGGCTTGCCTGGGGTCAATATTCAGGTAAGTGGTACAACAATCGGTACATCTACCGATGCATCGGGTAATTTTTCGTTAAATGCTGCGAGTAATGCCTCGCTGGTATTTTCGACTATTGGCTATGTAGGTCAAACAATACCGGTTAATGGACGCTCGGTTATCAATGTGCAGTTAGCCGAGGATCAGAAAACGTTGAACGAAGTGGTTGTGGTTGGATACGGTACGCAGAAGAAAACCGATGTTACGGGTGCGCTGACGGCCATTTCAACCAAAGAATTTGCCCAACAACCCGTTACCCGTCTGGACCAGGTTCTGCAAGGACGTGCTGCGGGTGTGCAGGTGAGCCAGACGAACGGCGCGCCAGGTGGTGACGCCCGTATCCGGATTCGGGGAGCGAACTCGGTATTGGGCAGCAACAACCCCCTGTACATTGTCGACGGCTTCGTTGGGGCTGATTTTAACTTCGTAAACCCCAGCGATATTGAGACCATCCAAATCTTGAAAGATGCCGCATCGACGTCTATTTACGGTAGTCGTGGTGCCAATGGCGTTGTGATCATCACGACCAAGAAAGGCTCAAAAGGGCTGAAGGTCAACTACGAAGGGCAGTTTAGTACGTCGGAAATTATCAAAAAATACGACGTATTGCCTGCGGGTGAGTTCGCCGAAATTGTGAATGCCCGTGCTACGGCTGTTGGTTCGGGTTTGCCGTTTACTGCCGACCAAATCGCGCAGTATAAACAAAATGGCGGCACTGATTGGCAGAGCCTGGTATTCCGAAAAGGGTCAGGTCAACAGCACCAGATTACGCTTTCGGGTGGAAGCGACAAAACGACCTTTCTGATTTCGGGAAACTACCTGAATCAGAATGGTATCGTGAACAACAGCGGATTTAAGCGGTATAACCTGCGAACCAATATCAACACACAGATTAATGATAAGCTTTCTGTGCGCTTGAATCTGTGGGGTACACGGTCGCAAAACCATAACACAGTCGATGGTGGAGCCATTGTTCAGGCGCTGGCCTGGGCACCGACAACACCTGCCTATGGTGCCGATGGTCAGCCGACGTTTACCGATCCAATTGGTTCGGTTTATCGTAACCCGCTCGATTATTTGTATGATCAATCGATTGATGCGAACAAGAGTGGGCTCAACGCCAACGGCGGCTTAAACTATAAACTTCCAATCAAAGGGCTGTCTGTCGATTTGCAATATGCCGTCAACTATCTGAACGTGCAAAACCTGAATTTGACGGGCAAGCGTCTGTCGAACAACGTCCCGACGGCAAGCCGGTATTCGGCAGAGCAGGTAACCCTGCAAAACACGAATAATTTGAACTACGACGTCAAAATCGGGAATCACTCGATTAATGCCGTTGCCGTTCTGGAAACGCAGCAATTTACGAGCCGAGACTTTACTGCTTCGGCTTCGGGATTACGATTCCCCCAATTGGGCTACGACAACATTGGCCTCAATACAGCCGCAACAGTGGCTTCGAGCTATCAAAAATGGACGTTATTATCGTTGTTGGGACGCGTAAACTACGGATACAAAGACAAGTACCTGGTATCGGCAGCCGTTCGTCGCGACGGATCATCCAAGTTTGCTACTGCCAACCGATATAGCGTATTCCCATCCGTTGCTTTGGGCTGGCGCTTATCGGAAGAGGAGTTTATCAAAAAACTGAACATCTTTAATAACCTGAAACTGCGGGGTAGCTGGGGTATGACGGGTAGCCAGGCCATTAACCCTTACGCTACGATATCAACCTATAGCACAGGCGCTGTCGCCTACAACAACTCAGCCGCTACGTCTGGGGTAATTCTGGGTAACCCCGGCAACCCGGATCTCAAATGGGAAACAACCAAGCAGGTGGATGTAGGTCTAGAAATGGAATTCCTGAACGGTCGACTGCATATTGAAGCCGATTACTATAAGAAAAATACGACCGACCTGCTCCTGAACGTAGCGATCCCAAGCTATGCCGGTGGCGGAACACAGGCCCGGAACGTGGGTGAAGTTGAGAACAAAGGCTTCGAATTCTCGATCGGTGGCGCTCCTGTGGTAGCAGGTGGTTTCCGTTGGGAGACGAACTTTAATATCTCCACCTTACAAAACAAAGTAATCAGTTTGGGTGGTCTGCCACGACTGGGCCAGGGTACGGGTGTAGGCGGTGGAATGTCTACAACCAATGAGTTTATGCTGATACCCGGCGAGCCACTGGGTTCGTACTGGGGCCTGAAGTATCTGGGTACCTGGAAGCCCAACGAAGCTGATGCCGCAGCCAAACAAGGTCGCGTACCAGGTGACCCACATTATCAGGACCTGAACGGCGACAACGCAATCACAACAGATGACTTCCAGATCATAGGTCGGGCGTTCCCCAAAGTAACAGGTGGCTGGAACAACACCTTTACCTACAAAGGATTTACGCTGAACGTATTCTTTAACGGGGTGTTTGGGGTCGATAAACTCAACTACACTCGGGCAGCAGCTATGTCGGGCGCGGGCGATGCACGGCAATTCATTCTGTCTGAAATCCGGGATTACTACCGGCCAGGTAATGAAACGTCGAATGTGCCAGCCTTTACCACAACGTATCAGCCCTTCACACAGTCGAGCCGGTTCATCGAAAACGGTAGCTTCGTTCGTCTGAAAAACGTGAGCCTTTCGTACAATGTGCCAAACGGTTTCATTCATAACAAAGCGGCCGTTAAGGTATTTGTCAGCGCTACAAACCTGCTCACATTCACGAAATACACCGGTCCAGATCCAGAGTCAGCTCGGGTTGGTTCAGCCACCGATACCGCCATTGGTATTGATTACGGTTCCTATCCAAACGCCAAACAGTATACGCTCGGTATCAACCTGGGCTTCTAA
- the dgoD gene encoding galactonate dehydratase, whose amino-acid sequence MKKTGVSRRSVIQSVLGVAGMSTMVLPKTSYSASPGHFADYSNVKITKLETFLVKPRWVFLKIHTNVGVHGLGEPLLEGRALTIQTAIKEIEPYLIGKDPRHIVHHWQAIYRHAFYRGGPILTSALSGIDHALWDIKGKLLNVPVYELLGGPTRDRVRIYGRASNAEDIKKRKAEGFTVIKTGVAHKNPANIVENPQFIKYAVDNFASLREAGGPEMDIAIDFHGNISPQTAKVLIKQLEPFQPMFVEEPCQAQNVDVLADIARGTHLPIAAGERIFTKWGFRELLEKKAVSIVQPDLCHAGGITEGRLIAGMAEAYYVPIAPHNPMGPISLAVGLHLAASVPNFLVQEQVSLGDGYIKNPFKLQSDGTVLIPKGPGLGVELDDALMKDKIGHDWKNPEAYNALDGSVVDW is encoded by the coding sequence ATGAAAAAAACAGGCGTGTCCCGACGTAGCGTCATACAATCCGTATTGGGTGTTGCTGGTATGAGTACGATGGTATTGCCAAAAACATCTTATTCTGCCAGTCCCGGTCATTTTGCCGATTACAGCAATGTGAAGATTACCAAACTCGAAACGTTTCTGGTTAAACCTCGGTGGGTGTTCCTTAAAATTCACACGAATGTGGGTGTTCACGGCCTTGGCGAACCACTGCTCGAAGGCAGGGCTCTCACTATCCAAACCGCCATTAAAGAGATAGAGCCTTACCTGATCGGGAAAGATCCGCGCCATATTGTTCATCACTGGCAGGCTATTTATCGACATGCTTTTTATCGCGGTGGCCCGATTCTAACGAGTGCCCTGAGCGGTATTGATCATGCGCTTTGGGATATCAAAGGCAAACTGCTGAACGTACCGGTTTATGAATTACTCGGCGGCCCAACCCGCGATCGGGTTCGAATTTACGGTCGGGCTAGTAACGCGGAGGACATTAAGAAACGAAAAGCGGAGGGATTCACAGTTATCAAAACGGGCGTTGCGCATAAGAACCCCGCCAATATTGTCGAGAACCCCCAATTCATCAAGTACGCAGTCGACAACTTCGCATCGTTACGGGAAGCCGGTGGACCCGAGATGGACATTGCTATTGACTTTCATGGGAACATCTCACCCCAAACGGCTAAAGTGCTGATCAAGCAGCTGGAGCCGTTTCAGCCCATGTTTGTAGAGGAACCCTGTCAGGCGCAGAACGTGGATGTTTTGGCTGACATCGCACGAGGAACGCACCTCCCTATAGCGGCCGGAGAACGCATTTTCACCAAATGGGGATTCCGGGAGCTGCTTGAAAAGAAGGCTGTCAGCATCGTTCAACCCGATCTCTGCCACGCTGGTGGCATTACGGAGGGGCGTCTTATTGCAGGCATGGCCGAAGCGTATTACGTACCCATTGCTCCTCATAACCCAATGGGGCCAATTTCATTAGCAGTAGGTCTTCATCTGGCAGCCAGCGTACCCAATTTTCTGGTACAGGAGCAGGTTTCGTTGGGGGATGGCTACATCAAAAATCCGTTCAAACTACAAAGCGACGGTACGGTCTTGATTCCTAAAGGACCGGGCCTGGGCGTTGAGCTGGACGATGCGCTCATGAAAGATAAAATCGGTCACGACTGGAAAAATCCTGAGGCTTATAATGCCCTCGATGGCTCCGTAGTAGACTGGTAA
- a CDS encoding RagB/SusD family nutrient uptake outer membrane protein, whose amino-acid sequence MKKLVILGMAAMLTVGCKGYLEEDTTGLLYGGNVLSTQDGLESALTGAYRGLGNQWTYGFLHPSANAATIGSDDVTTHPASNKADWREFDQFNVSTTNQRSGAVYTGCYKAIQGANNVINNYSKTVGTKATIDIIAGEAFFIRGFSYYWLTRFYGNIPLVTAGEYSADLLTIKKSTPAEVYDLIVADLKKAETMLPNTRRDPGRPNAGSAKAFLADVYLTMAGWPLKQTDKYDLAAAKAKEVIDNRATYGFALMPTFAEVFANDPAVAIIPESVFQINGFTGGSGTANATYGSTTMPGEEGGWDDMFAELNFFKNFPAGPRKDATFRTQFTSGSTTIPWQSSLTKHPYYQKWYIKGNINTSSISLPSVMMRYPHVLTIYAEAKARGTGGPDQAAYDALNAVRLRGLPAGTKSLTTGDGLTAAQFADAVVQERAWEFACERTRWFDLIRLEQVEAANAAKSPDDLQPIKPITKANYWFTLPYTDTSINPNL is encoded by the coding sequence ATGAAAAAATTAGTGATACTTGGAATGGCAGCCATGCTCACAGTTGGCTGTAAGGGTTATCTCGAAGAAGATACAACGGGCCTGCTTTATGGCGGGAACGTTCTCTCAACCCAGGACGGACTGGAGTCGGCTCTGACCGGCGCTTATCGTGGTCTGGGTAACCAATGGACGTATGGGTTTCTGCACCCATCGGCCAATGCCGCGACAATTGGTAGCGATGACGTAACGACGCACCCAGCCAGTAACAAAGCCGACTGGCGTGAATTTGATCAATTTAACGTATCGACCACGAATCAGCGTTCAGGTGCCGTTTACACGGGTTGTTATAAAGCCATTCAGGGGGCAAACAACGTAATCAATAACTACTCGAAAACAGTTGGGACAAAGGCCACGATCGACATTATTGCGGGCGAAGCCTTCTTCATTCGTGGATTCTCGTATTATTGGTTAACCCGTTTTTACGGCAATATTCCACTGGTTACAGCAGGTGAATATTCGGCTGATCTGCTCACCATCAAAAAATCGACACCAGCTGAGGTGTACGATCTGATCGTTGCGGATTTGAAAAAAGCGGAAACAATGTTGCCTAACACTCGGCGCGATCCGGGTCGGCCAAACGCAGGTTCGGCAAAGGCTTTCCTGGCCGATGTGTATCTGACGATGGCAGGCTGGCCGCTGAAGCAAACCGACAAATACGATTTGGCAGCTGCTAAAGCCAAAGAGGTGATTGACAACCGTGCTACCTATGGCTTTGCGCTGATGCCAACTTTTGCCGAGGTTTTTGCCAATGATCCGGCCGTTGCCATTATTCCAGAATCAGTGTTTCAGATCAACGGCTTTACAGGCGGCAGCGGTACCGCCAATGCGACCTATGGCAGCACAACGATGCCCGGTGAAGAAGGTGGTTGGGACGATATGTTTGCTGAACTGAATTTCTTCAAAAACTTCCCGGCTGGTCCCCGAAAAGATGCTACATTCCGTACGCAGTTTACTTCAGGTAGCACAACTATTCCGTGGCAGAGCAGTTTGACGAAACACCCGTATTACCAAAAATGGTATATCAAAGGCAACATTAATACCTCTAGTATTTCATTGCCATCCGTCATGATGCGTTATCCACACGTGTTGACCATTTATGCTGAAGCGAAAGCCCGTGGAACAGGTGGCCCAGATCAGGCTGCGTATGATGCATTAAATGCCGTTCGCTTGCGTGGTTTACCAGCTGGAACCAAATCTCTTACGACGGGGGATGGCCTGACAGCCGCTCAATTTGCGGATGCGGTAGTTCAGGAGCGTGCCTGGGAATTTGCCTGTGAACGTACCCGCTGGTTTGATTTGATTCGTCTCGAACAGGTAGAAGCAGCCAACGCAGCCAAAAGTCCAGATGATTTACAGCCGATCAAACCAATCACCAAGGCTAATTACTGGTTCACACTTCCGTATACGGATACGTCGATAAATCCGAATTTATAG
- a CDS encoding outer membrane protein assembly factor BamB family protein yields the protein MNFFLKSCFGTLILGGFLSANWNSNVVKPQLPADDWPTYGGNNAGNRYSKLTQINTQNVKNLTLAWTYDTGDNNTPGQRGMDIQCQPIVIKGVLYGTSPRMKLFAVNAATGKQLWQFDPFANPEKKPRFHPVRGVVYWEDGADSRDKRILYSVGSSLYAVNAETGKPIESFGKNGEVDLHEGLGDKETLGYDVNNFSIRVTTPGVIYKDLLITGSAVNEGGDAPPGYIRAFNVRTGKLAWVFHTIPLPGEYGYETWAKDSYKKLGGANCWAGMVIDEKRGMVYAGTGSPSVDFYGGARPGQNLFANCVIALNAETGKRVWHFQTIHHDLWDRDLPCPPNLITVKHNGKMVDAVAQATKDGYVFVFDRDTGKPLFPVNEVKVPTSPALPGEKPWPTQPVPTKPAPFVRQELTENEITTRTPEAHKYVLERFQDSRKGSKYMPPSEEGTLYYGFGGGAEWGGNAADPEGILYQNANTMLWWLKMRDSRMQEKNVAMTRGSSLFNTNCSVCHAMNGKGSADTKASASATQAYPDLTDVGKRLDREQISTLLATGRGRMPSFGHLSKEDRDAIINFLLKTEAKPAAPDIHSSVVTSPVAKGADFPYMPPYLNNGNTQFRDQDNYPAIKPPWGTLNAINLNTGEYLWQVPLGEFPELTKQGLAPTGTENHGGPIVTAGGLLFIAATYDEKLRAFDKKTGKVVWEYKLPAGGFATPITYMANGKQYIVIAAGGTRYGLKPGGSYVAFALP from the coding sequence ATGAATTTCTTCCTGAAATCCTGCTTCGGAACCCTGATTCTGGGAGGCTTCCTGTCGGCTAACTGGAATAGCAACGTGGTTAAACCGCAGTTGCCAGCCGACGACTGGCCTACTTATGGCGGCAATAATGCTGGTAACCGATACTCAAAGCTAACGCAGATCAATACCCAGAATGTCAAGAATCTGACACTGGCCTGGACTTATGACACTGGCGATAATAACACGCCCGGCCAACGCGGTATGGACATTCAGTGTCAGCCGATTGTCATAAAAGGCGTGCTTTATGGCACATCCCCCCGAATGAAACTCTTTGCTGTGAATGCCGCTACTGGAAAGCAGCTCTGGCAATTCGACCCGTTCGCAAATCCCGAGAAAAAGCCTCGATTCCATCCTGTTCGTGGGGTGGTTTATTGGGAAGATGGGGCCGACTCTCGGGATAAACGTATACTCTATTCAGTTGGGTCGTCACTGTACGCTGTAAATGCCGAAACGGGTAAACCGATTGAGAGCTTTGGCAAGAACGGCGAAGTGGATTTGCACGAAGGACTTGGCGATAAAGAAACACTAGGTTACGACGTCAATAACTTTTCAATCCGCGTGACAACGCCCGGCGTCATCTACAAAGATTTATTGATTACCGGTTCTGCCGTTAATGAAGGGGGCGATGCTCCCCCGGGCTACATCCGGGCGTTTAATGTTCGTACGGGTAAGCTGGCCTGGGTATTCCACACCATCCCGCTGCCGGGTGAGTATGGGTATGAAACGTGGGCAAAAGATTCGTACAAAAAACTGGGTGGAGCGAACTGTTGGGCCGGTATGGTTATCGACGAAAAGCGGGGTATGGTTTATGCGGGTACTGGCTCCCCTTCTGTTGATTTTTATGGGGGTGCCCGGCCGGGTCAGAATCTATTTGCCAACTGTGTAATTGCGCTGAATGCAGAAACCGGCAAGCGCGTATGGCATTTTCAGACCATTCACCACGATTTGTGGGACCGTGATTTGCCTTGTCCACCAAACCTGATCACGGTTAAGCACAATGGAAAAATGGTTGATGCGGTAGCGCAGGCGACGAAAGATGGTTATGTGTTTGTATTTGACCGGGATACCGGAAAACCGTTGTTTCCTGTCAATGAAGTGAAGGTGCCAACATCGCCCGCTTTGCCCGGCGAAAAACCCTGGCCAACGCAACCCGTTCCGACTAAACCCGCACCGTTTGTTCGGCAGGAGTTGACGGAAAACGAAATCACAACCCGCACGCCCGAAGCCCACAAATATGTATTGGAACGGTTCCAGGATAGTCGCAAAGGCAGTAAATACATGCCTCCAAGCGAAGAAGGAACGTTGTATTATGGATTTGGTGGCGGAGCCGAATGGGGTGGGAATGCGGCTGATCCTGAGGGTATTTTATACCAGAATGCCAACACCATGCTTTGGTGGCTCAAGATGCGGGATAGCCGTATGCAGGAAAAAAATGTAGCCATGACGCGCGGTTCATCTTTGTTTAATACGAACTGTTCCGTTTGTCACGCCATGAACGGGAAAGGAAGCGCTGACACCAAAGCGAGCGCGTCGGCAACGCAAGCCTACCCTGATTTGACCGATGTGGGCAAGCGCCTTGACCGCGAGCAAATCAGCACGCTTTTAGCAACCGGCCGCGGTCGAATGCCATCCTTCGGGCATCTCTCCAAAGAGGACCGTGACGCGATCATCAACTTTTTGCTGAAGACAGAAGCCAAGCCCGCTGCGCCAGATATTCATAGCTCGGTTGTTACATCCCCCGTGGCCAAAGGCGCTGACTTCCCATACATGCCTCCTTATTTAAATAATGGGAACACGCAGTTTCGGGATCAGGATAATTACCCAGCCATCAAACCACCCTGGGGAACGCTGAATGCGATTAACCTGAACACTGGCGAATATTTGTGGCAAGTACCCCTGGGCGAATTTCCCGAACTTACCAAACAAGGCTTAGCGCCCACGGGGACAGAGAATCACGGTGGTCCAATTGTAACGGCGGGAGGCCTACTTTTTATCGCGGCTACGTACGATGAAAAGCTTCGCGCTTTTGACAAAAAGACGGGTAAAGTCGTCTGGGAATATAAACTGCCCGCCGGAGGATTTGCCACACCAATTACCTATATGGCCAATGGAAAGCAATACATAGTAATTGCTGCTGGCGGTACCCGATATGGCTTAAAACCAGGCGGGTCTTATGTTGCCTTTGCATTGCCGTAA
- a CDS encoding 2-dehydro-3-deoxygalactonokinase, translating to MKSYLLGCDWGTSSFRLRLITSSDLQLVGEITSQEGVANTFTRWKANSEAKGISREQFFRVQLQRQINLLAKKLAINLDNIPVVISGMASSSIGMDEVPYATLPFPIDGSRASIKRLNTQADFAHDIILISGVRTEHDVMRGEETQLIGLLTLLENLQFTSEESILIFPGTHSKHIYIKNQQVTDLQTFMTGEVFNLMSHYSILKDSVEPTSLVAFDESGLEAFKRGIHEAHQSSILNSLFRVRTNQLFGQLTKRQNALYLSGLLIGNELKSLLKQPDSQLILCSGNNLYELYKQAIVELHLVNRTITISADLIDKATIAGQVKIAKNQLVSLSK from the coding sequence ATGAAATCCTATCTATTAGGTTGTGACTGGGGCACGTCCTCTTTCCGCCTACGACTCATAACTAGTAGCGATCTGCAACTCGTCGGAGAAATTACGTCTCAGGAGGGTGTCGCGAATACATTCACACGCTGGAAGGCAAATAGTGAAGCCAAAGGAATCTCCCGAGAACAGTTTTTTCGGGTACAGTTACAACGACAAATTAATTTACTGGCGAAGAAACTGGCCATTAATCTGGACAATATTCCGGTTGTCATTTCGGGTATGGCGTCATCCTCTATTGGTATGGACGAAGTACCGTATGCTACTCTGCCATTTCCAATCGATGGAAGTCGGGCCAGCATTAAGAGACTTAATACCCAGGCTGATTTTGCCCACGATATTATCCTTATATCGGGCGTTAGAACAGAGCACGACGTGATGCGTGGGGAGGAGACCCAATTAATTGGTTTGCTCACGTTATTGGAGAACCTGCAGTTTACGAGCGAAGAATCGATTTTAATCTTTCCGGGTACGCATTCGAAACACATCTATATTAAGAATCAGCAGGTTACGGATCTGCAAACGTTTATGACAGGAGAAGTATTCAATCTCATGTCGCACTACAGTATCTTAAAAGATTCGGTCGAGCCAACAAGTCTGGTTGCCTTTGATGAAAGTGGATTAGAGGCCTTCAAAAGAGGCATTCACGAAGCTCATCAATCATCTATTCTAAATAGCCTATTTAGGGTAAGGACAAATCAACTATTCGGCCAGTTAACCAAGCGCCAGAATGCCCTTTATTTAAGTGGTTTATTAATTGGCAACGAGCTTAAATCACTACTAAAGCAGCCTGATTCTCAATTGATTTTATGTAGTGGAAACAATCTATACGAATTGTACAAGCAGGCAATTGTAGAGCTTCATTTAGTGAACCGAACTATCACAATTTCAGCCGATTTAATTGATAAAGCAACGATTGCCGGACAAGTAAAAATAGCGAAGAACCAGCTAGTATCTCTAAGTAAATAA
- a CDS encoding bifunctional 4-hydroxy-2-oxoglutarate aldolase/2-dehydro-3-deoxy-phosphogluconate aldolase, with the protein MAQNAFSWELFQKAPIVGIIRGLSAEVVAQILPVYREAGLTTIEITMNTPGAEAMIKQALETSSEGLNIGAGTVCTKDDLDRALDAGAQFIVTPVVNKKVIKACVKRNVPIFPGAFTPSEIYNAWSFGASMVKVYPATSLGPDYIKDVKAPLNQLKLIPTGGISLDNIATYFKAGADGVGIGSHLFDKTLIQQKNWSGLKDHFAQFVKQIH; encoded by the coding sequence ATGGCACAAAATGCATTCTCCTGGGAGCTATTCCAAAAGGCTCCTATTGTTGGAATTATTAGAGGTCTATCAGCCGAGGTAGTTGCCCAGATTCTCCCTGTTTATCGTGAAGCTGGTCTGACTACCATTGAGATAACGATGAATACACCGGGAGCCGAAGCCATGATTAAACAGGCCCTGGAAACGAGCAGTGAAGGACTAAATATTGGCGCGGGGACGGTTTGTACAAAAGACGATCTTGACAGGGCACTGGATGCGGGGGCGCAGTTTATTGTCACACCCGTTGTCAATAAGAAGGTGATCAAGGCCTGCGTAAAGCGTAACGTGCCCATTTTCCCTGGCGCTTTTACTCCCTCCGAAATTTATAATGCCTGGTCATTTGGGGCATCAATGGTCAAGGTTTATCCCGCTACGTCATTAGGCCCAGATTATATAAAAGACGTTAAAGCTCCTCTGAATCAATTGAAATTAATTCCAACGGGGGGTATAAGCCTCGATAATATAGCTACCTACTTTAAGGCCGGTGCCGATGGCGTGGGCATTGGTAGTCACCTGTTTGATAAAACGCTTATTCAGCAGAAAAACTGGTCTGGTTTGAAAGACCATTTTGCGCAGTTTGTCAAGCAAATTCATTAA